The Streptomyces sp. HUAS CB01 genome has a segment encoding these proteins:
- a CDS encoding ABC transporter ATP-binding protein, translating into MSTLTARELTLAYEDRTVVRELDLAVPDGRVTVIVGPNACGKSTTLRALGWLLRPKGGAVLLDGTELARIPTKRIARRIGLLPQSPVAPEAITVADLVSRGRQPHQAWWKQWSDEDERAVTEAMERTDVTALADRPVDELSGGQRQRVWIAMALAQDTDLLLLDEPTTFLDIAHQVEVLDLVRRLNHERGRTVVAVLHDLNQAARYADHLVAMKDGRIVAEGHPTDIVTAELVEEVFGLASIVVADPVTGSPLVVPGAPWAAGAGAAGAGAGARAEKG; encoded by the coding sequence ATGAGCACGCTGACGGCCCGCGAGCTGACGCTGGCCTACGAGGACCGCACCGTGGTCCGCGAACTCGACCTGGCCGTGCCCGACGGCCGGGTGACGGTCATCGTCGGCCCGAACGCCTGCGGCAAGTCGACCACTCTGCGGGCGCTCGGCTGGCTGCTGCGGCCGAAGGGCGGCGCGGTGCTCCTGGACGGGACCGAGCTGGCCCGTATCCCCACGAAGCGGATCGCCCGGCGGATAGGGCTGCTGCCGCAGTCGCCCGTCGCGCCGGAGGCGATCACCGTCGCCGATCTGGTCTCGCGCGGCCGCCAGCCCCACCAGGCCTGGTGGAAGCAGTGGTCGGACGAGGACGAACGGGCCGTCACGGAGGCCATGGAGCGCACCGACGTCACCGCGCTCGCCGACCGCCCCGTGGACGAGCTGTCCGGCGGTCAGCGGCAGCGCGTGTGGATCGCCATGGCGCTGGCCCAGGACACCGATCTGCTGCTGCTCGACGAACCCACGACGTTCCTGGACATCGCCCACCAGGTGGAGGTCCTCGACCTGGTGCGCCGGCTCAACCACGAGCGGGGCCGGACGGTCGTCGCGGTCCTGCACGACCTCAACCAGGCCGCCCGGTACGCCGACCACCTCGTCGCGATGAAGGACGGCCGCATCGTCGCCGAGGGCCACCCCACGGACATCGTCACCGCGGAGCTCGTCGAGGAGGTCTTCGGGCTCGCGTCGATCGTCGTCGCGGACCCGGTGACGGGGTCGCCGCTGGTGGTTCCGGGGGCGCCGTGGGCCGCGGGCGCGGGGGCCGCGGGGGCGGGGGCCGGAGCACGCGCCGAGAAGGGGTGA
- a CDS encoding helicase C-terminal domain-containing protein, producing the protein MGTGELDREAHVPAGTSAGTPAGQPAREAGGTAGASGRPPTAARPPADARGGAVTRTTPAAEDGTGAPPRTADRAGAPPRTLAEALRGRGDRGLAALLRARPDLLNPVPNDLTQLATRAGTRASVVRALERLDRFAQQTAQALAVAVEPTSYETLLALLSGDDGDPAVERALPRALGVLREQALVWGDDDRLRLVRTARELLAPSPQHPSPTGLGPTVAETTSGMSPGRLQEILATAGLPTTHDPVSAVASLTSLFTDRERMTALLDTAPAEALAVLDRLVWGPPYGTVAPPGDASGGTDSTPVQWLRDRGLLLPSSPRTVVLPREVALHLRGGRAHREPEPVPPEIRVAAEHRPQIVDSTAAGQAYTALATVEELLKGWQTGGPAVLRAGGLSVRDLKRTAAALDVSEQIAAFWLELAYAAGLLASDGGWGTSRTGTAAGDEERFAPTPAYDAWLDLPAASRWTALATAWLTATRTSGLVGGQDAKGRTLAALGPDLDRGAAPEVRHRVLTLLAGLPWGAAPDPASVLARLRWERPVRTPVPAAGTPETSDLRSRIATWTLTEAELLGLTGRGALSTAARTLLAAPAPSATADRDRSGADVIPHAPDSTDGPDTAQGAAAGGGPAQPAPHGHADLASRAALAAGVIAPLLPEPVDHVLLQADLTAVAPGPLERPLAEALGVLADVESKGGATVYRFTPASVRRALDAGQAAADLHAFLAKHSRTPVPQPLSYLIDDVARKHGHLRIGAASAYVRCDDDALLDEILADRRSQGLRMRRLAPTVLAAQADPTTLLEGLRAMGYAPAAESAEGDVLITRADAHRTPHRTPPVPVPDGPPVPDATLLGAAVKAIRAGDLAATAVRKPAPHTGAGELPRTTPAETLATVQAAALTGSAIWIGYVNADGAASQRVIAPVRVEGGFVTAYDHTADEVRTYPLHRITGVAELADEPA; encoded by the coding sequence ATGGGGACCGGTGAGCTCGATCGGGAGGCGCACGTGCCCGCAGGAACGTCCGCAGGGACACCGGCAGGACAGCCCGCGCGCGAAGCGGGAGGCACGGCCGGTGCGTCGGGGCGCCCGCCCACAGCCGCCCGGCCGCCCGCTGACGCCCGCGGCGGCGCGGTGACGCGCACGACCCCCGCCGCGGAGGACGGCACCGGCGCACCCCCTCGCACCGCCGACCGCGCCGGCGCACCGCCCCGCACCCTGGCCGAGGCGCTGCGCGGACGCGGCGACCGGGGCCTGGCCGCGCTGCTGCGCGCCCGCCCGGATCTGCTGAACCCGGTGCCGAACGATCTGACGCAGCTCGCCACCCGCGCCGGCACCCGGGCCTCCGTCGTCAGGGCGCTGGAGCGGCTGGACCGCTTCGCCCAGCAGACCGCCCAGGCCCTTGCCGTGGCGGTGGAGCCGACGTCGTACGAGACGCTGCTCGCACTGCTGAGCGGCGACGACGGCGACCCCGCGGTCGAGAGGGCGCTCCCGCGCGCCCTGGGCGTGCTGCGCGAGCAGGCGCTGGTCTGGGGCGACGACGACCGGCTGCGGCTGGTGCGGACCGCGCGCGAACTCCTCGCTCCGTCCCCGCAGCACCCGTCGCCCACGGGCCTCGGTCCGACCGTCGCCGAGACCACGTCGGGGATGTCACCGGGCCGGCTGCAGGAGATCCTCGCCACGGCGGGACTGCCGACGACCCATGACCCGGTGTCGGCCGTGGCGTCGCTGACCTCGCTGTTCACCGACCGGGAGCGGATGACGGCGCTGCTGGACACGGCGCCGGCGGAGGCGCTCGCGGTGCTGGACCGACTGGTGTGGGGCCCGCCGTACGGGACGGTCGCCCCGCCCGGCGACGCGTCGGGCGGCACGGACTCGACGCCGGTGCAGTGGCTGCGGGACCGGGGCCTTCTGCTGCCCTCGTCACCGCGGACGGTGGTGCTGCCGCGCGAGGTGGCCCTGCATCTGCGCGGTGGGCGGGCGCACCGCGAACCGGAACCGGTGCCGCCGGAGATCCGGGTCGCCGCCGAACACCGTCCGCAGATCGTGGACAGCACGGCGGCGGGTCAGGCGTACACCGCGCTGGCCACCGTCGAGGAGCTGCTGAAGGGCTGGCAGACGGGCGGACCGGCGGTGCTGAGGGCCGGCGGCCTGAGCGTCCGGGACCTGAAGCGGACCGCCGCGGCGCTCGACGTGTCCGAGCAGATCGCCGCCTTCTGGCTGGAACTGGCGTACGCGGCCGGGCTGCTGGCCTCCGACGGCGGTTGGGGCACCTCCCGTACCGGCACGGCCGCGGGGGACGAGGAGCGGTTCGCCCCGACTCCCGCGTACGACGCGTGGCTGGACCTGCCCGCGGCCTCGCGCTGGACGGCCCTCGCGACGGCCTGGCTCACCGCCACCCGAACGTCGGGGCTGGTCGGCGGCCAGGACGCCAAGGGCCGTACGCTCGCCGCGCTCGGCCCGGACCTGGACCGCGGCGCGGCCCCCGAGGTGCGTCACCGTGTCCTGACCCTCCTGGCCGGGCTGCCCTGGGGCGCGGCCCCGGACCCGGCGTCGGTCCTCGCCCGGCTCCGGTGGGAGCGCCCGGTGCGTACCCCGGTGCCTGCCGCCGGTACTCCCGAGACCTCCGATCTGCGCTCCCGCATCGCCACCTGGACCCTGACCGAGGCGGAGCTGCTGGGCCTGACCGGCCGCGGCGCCCTCTCCACCGCGGCACGCACCCTCCTGGCCGCCCCGGCTCCTTCCGCGACGGCCGACCGGGACCGGTCCGGCGCCGACGTGATTCCGCACGCGCCGGACAGCACGGACGGGCCTGACACCGCGCAGGGAGCGGCGGCCGGGGGCGGCCCCGCACAGCCCGCCCCGCACGGCCACGCCGATCTCGCCTCCCGGGCCGCGCTCGCCGCCGGGGTGATCGCCCCGCTGCTGCCCGAGCCGGTCGACCACGTCCTTCTCCAGGCCGATCTCACCGCCGTCGCACCGGGGCCGCTGGAACGCCCCCTCGCGGAGGCGCTGGGCGTCCTTGCGGACGTGGAATCGAAGGGTGGCGCCACGGTCTACCGGTTCACTCCGGCGTCCGTACGGCGTGCGCTGGACGCCGGGCAGGCCGCGGCGGACCTGCACGCCTTCCTCGCCAAGCACAGCCGTACGCCGGTGCCGCAGCCGCTGAGCTATCTCATCGACGACGTGGCCCGCAAGCACGGCCATCTGCGCATCGGCGCCGCTTCCGCCTACGTCCGCTGCGACGACGACGCCCTGCTCGACGAGATCCTGGCCGACCGCCGCTCGCAGGGACTGCGGATGCGGCGGCTCGCCCCCACCGTGCTGGCCGCCCAGGCCGACCCGACCACTCTGCTCGAAGGTCTGCGGGCCATGGGGTACGCGCCGGCCGCGGAGTCCGCGGAGGGCGACGTGCTGATCACCCGGGCCGACGCCCACCGCACCCCGCACCGCACCCCGCCGGTTCCCGTTCCGGACGGGCCGCCGGTGCCGGACGCCACCCTGCTCGGCGCCGCCGTGAAGGCGATCCGGGCGGGCGACCTGGCGGCCACGGCCGTGCGCAAGCCCGCGCCGCACACCGGTGCGGGCGAGCTGCCCCGCACCACCCCGGCCGAGACCCTCGCGACCGTGCAGGCGGCCGCGCTCACCGGCTCCGCGATCTGGATCGGGTACGTCAACGCCGACGGGGCCGCGAGCCAGCGCGTCATCGCCCCGGTCCGCGTCGAGGGCGGCTTCGTCACCGCGTACGACCACACCGCCGACGAAGTGCGCACCTATCCCCTGCACCGCATCACCGGCGTCGCCGAACTCGCGGACGAACCGGCCTGA
- a CDS encoding DNA repair helicase XPB translates to MNGPLIVQSDKTLLLEVDHDQADACRRAIAPFAELERAPEHIHTYRVTPLGLWNARAAGHDAEQVVDALVEFSRYPVPHALLVDVAETMARYGRLTLVKHPTHGLVLTTTDRPVLEEILRSKKIQPLVGTRIDPDTVAVHPSERGQIKQTLLKLGWPAEDHAGYVDGEAHRIDLDESGWALRPYQKQAVEGFWHGGSGVVVLPCGAGKTLVGAGAMAQAKATTLILVTNTVSARQWKHELIRRTSLTEEEIGEYSGAKKEIRPVTIATYQVLTTKRKGIYPHLELFDSRDWGLILYDEVHLLPAPVFKFTADLQARRRLGLTATLVREDGRESDVFSLIGPKRFDAPWKEIEAQGYIAPADCVEVRVNLTESERLAYATAETEEKYRFCATTDTKRKVTEALVRKHAGQQTLVIGQYIDQLDELGEHLDAPVIKGETPNSQREKLFDAFRNGEISVLVVSKVANFSIDLPEATIAIQVSGTFGSRQEEAQRLGRVLRPKADGHKAHFYSVVARDTIDQDFAAHRQRFLAEQGYAYRIVDADDLAAEG, encoded by the coding sequence GTGAACGGACCGCTCATCGTCCAGAGCGACAAGACCCTCCTGCTCGAGGTCGACCACGACCAGGCCGACGCCTGCCGCCGCGCCATCGCCCCCTTCGCCGAGCTGGAGCGCGCTCCCGAACACATCCACACCTACCGCGTCACCCCGCTCGGCCTCTGGAACGCGCGAGCGGCCGGGCACGACGCCGAGCAGGTCGTGGACGCCCTCGTCGAGTTCTCCCGCTACCCCGTCCCGCACGCCCTGCTCGTCGACGTGGCCGAGACGATGGCCCGGTACGGCCGCCTCACGCTCGTCAAGCACCCCACCCACGGCCTGGTGCTGACGACGACCGACCGGCCCGTGCTCGAGGAGATCCTGCGCTCCAAGAAGATCCAGCCGCTGGTCGGCACCCGGATCGACCCGGACACGGTCGCCGTGCACCCCTCCGAGCGCGGGCAGATCAAGCAGACGCTGCTGAAGCTCGGCTGGCCCGCCGAGGACCACGCGGGATACGTCGACGGCGAGGCCCACCGCATCGACCTGGACGAGTCCGGCTGGGCCCTGCGCCCGTACCAGAAGCAGGCCGTCGAGGGCTTCTGGCACGGCGGCTCGGGCGTCGTCGTGCTCCCCTGCGGCGCGGGCAAGACGCTCGTCGGCGCCGGGGCGATGGCCCAGGCCAAGGCGACCACGCTCATCCTCGTCACCAACACCGTCTCCGCCCGCCAGTGGAAGCACGAGCTGATCAGGCGCACCTCGCTGACCGAGGAGGAGATCGGCGAGTACAGCGGCGCGAAGAAGGAGATCCGCCCGGTCACCATCGCCACGTACCAGGTGCTCACGACGAAGCGGAAGGGCATCTATCCGCACCTGGAGCTGTTCGACTCCCGCGACTGGGGCCTGATCCTCTACGACGAGGTGCATCTGCTGCCCGCGCCGGTCTTCAAGTTCACGGCCGATCTGCAGGCCCGCCGCCGGCTCGGCCTGACGGCGACGCTGGTGCGCGAGGACGGCCGCGAGTCGGACGTCTTCTCGCTCATCGGTCCGAAGCGGTTCGACGCGCCCTGGAAGGAGATCGAGGCGCAGGGGTACATCGCGCCCGCCGACTGCGTCGAGGTCCGGGTGAATCTGACGGAGTCCGAGCGGCTCGCGTACGCGACGGCGGAGACCGAGGAGAAGTACCGCTTCTGCGCCACCACGGACACCAAGCGGAAGGTCACCGAGGCGCTCGTCCGCAAGCACGCGGGCCAGCAGACGCTGGTCATCGGCCAGTACATCGACCAGCTCGACGAACTCGGCGAGCACCTGGACGCGCCGGTCATCAAGGGCGAGACGCCGAACTCCCAGCGGGAGAAGCTCTTCGACGCCTTCCGGAACGGCGAGATCTCGGTCCTGGTCGTCTCCAAGGTCGCGAACTTCTCGATCGACCTGCCGGAGGCGACCATCGCCATCCAGGTCTCGGGCACCTTCGGCTCCCGCCAGGAGGAGGCCCAGCGCCTCGGCCGCGTCCTGCGCCCGAAGGCCGACGGCCACAAGGCCCACTTCTACTCGGTGGTGGCCCGCGACACGATCGACCAGGACTTCGCGGCGCACCGCCAGCGCTTCCTCGCTGAGCAGGGGTACGCGTACCGGATCGTCGACGCGGACGACCTGGCGGCCGAGGGCTGA
- a CDS encoding type II toxin-antitoxin system RelE family toxin, with protein sequence MPHHDSYEVLFTESAARDRDRLDPVRRASFDKAVEILARDPYTEHSRPIGPGEQDREIRLTSQVVAEYIISRGRLLLVVLRIFDDADILLPEG encoded by the coding sequence ATGCCGCACCACGACAGCTACGAGGTGCTCTTCACGGAGTCGGCGGCCCGTGACCGCGACCGGCTGGACCCGGTACGCCGGGCCTCGTTCGACAAGGCGGTCGAGATCCTCGCCCGCGACCCGTACACCGAGCACTCCCGTCCCATAGGCCCCGGCGAGCAGGACCGCGAGATCCGGCTCACGTCACAGGTCGTGGCCGAGTACATAATCTCGCGGGGGCGGTTGCTCCTCGTCGTCCTGCGGATCTTCGACGACGCGGACATCCTGCTCCCGGAGGGCTGA
- a CDS encoding glycosyltransferase 87 family protein, with translation MTLPYRTVTARSLPATAALALSLAALVALCLAQRIPMADTLVYRAEGAAVANGTDLYGFTVTHWQLPAACPPFAAILFVPTTWLPVAALKVVFVAGNALLLALLVRLSCRFAGLSPSLPAVLAATAVGLWLEPVFQTLVFGQINLALVCLVLWDLSRPDDAVGKGFALGVAAGVKLTPAVFVVLLLITGRRRCGLTALASFAGTVLLGALVLPEASADFWTRRVLETERVGKAWIVDNQSLQGLFARLLHTTEPGAVWAAAALLTAVAALWTARRAPERWAVLAVAFAALLVSPISWSHHWVWCVPLLAVLIAEGRRGTAALMAAIFLTRSMWLVPHAGDLDLRLPWWQQPLASPYAPLGLAVLALAALRARDGGDGDGGLPGRRRTAATGAAPGAGTGAAR, from the coding sequence GTGACGCTTCCGTACCGGACCGTGACCGCCCGGTCGCTCCCGGCGACCGCCGCTCTCGCCCTCTCGCTCGCCGCACTGGTCGCGCTCTGCCTCGCCCAGCGCATCCCCATGGCCGACACCCTCGTGTACCGCGCCGAGGGAGCCGCCGTCGCCAACGGCACCGACCTCTACGGCTTCACCGTCACGCACTGGCAGCTCCCCGCCGCCTGTCCGCCCTTCGCCGCGATCCTGTTCGTGCCGACGACCTGGCTGCCGGTCGCCGCCCTCAAGGTCGTCTTCGTCGCGGGGAACGCCCTGCTCCTGGCCCTGCTCGTCCGGCTCTCCTGCCGCTTCGCCGGGCTGTCCCCCTCCCTGCCCGCGGTCCTGGCCGCCACCGCCGTCGGGCTGTGGCTCGAACCCGTCTTCCAGACCCTGGTGTTCGGCCAGATCAACCTCGCCCTCGTGTGCCTGGTGCTGTGGGACCTCTCCCGACCGGACGACGCCGTCGGCAAGGGCTTCGCCCTGGGGGTCGCGGCGGGCGTGAAGCTCACCCCCGCCGTCTTCGTCGTCCTGCTGCTGATCACCGGACGCCGCCGGTGCGGACTCACCGCGCTCGCGTCCTTCGCCGGCACGGTGCTGCTGGGCGCGCTCGTACTCCCCGAGGCCAGCGCCGACTTCTGGACGAGGCGGGTCCTGGAGACCGAGCGGGTCGGCAAGGCGTGGATCGTCGACAACCAGTCATTGCAGGGGCTGTTCGCGCGTCTGCTGCACACGACCGAACCGGGTGCCGTGTGGGCGGCGGCCGCGCTGCTGACCGCCGTCGCGGCACTGTGGACCGCCCGACGGGCGCCGGAGCGCTGGGCGGTGCTGGCCGTCGCGTTCGCCGCACTGCTCGTCTCGCCGATCAGCTGGTCCCACCACTGGGTGTGGTGCGTGCCGCTGCTGGCGGTGCTGATCGCCGAGGGGCGCAGGGGCACCGCCGCGCTGATGGCCGCGATCTTCCTGACGCGCAGCATGTGGCTCGTACCGCACGCGGGCGACCTGGACCTCCGACTGCCCTGGTGGCAGCAGCCGTTGGCGTCCCCGTACGCGCCCCTGGGGCTGGCCGTCCTGGCGCTCGCGGCTCTTCGCGCACGCGACGGCGGCGACGGGGACGGCGGGTTGCCCGGTCGGCGCCGGACCGCGGCGACGGGAGCGGCGCCGGGCGCAGGCACCGGAGCCGCACGCTGA
- a CDS encoding HelD family protein produces the protein MSHFQRTFGGSTVPAPEAPEAPAHDPLGRERAHLTSSRAALRAMREDVEALDIRDVTANWVNAVVLESQINERIKALADLAHTPLFFGRLDYLHTTQEGQRFYIGRRHVHDGDGDPMVIDWRAPVSQPFYRASRKDPMDVRLRRRFGYTGGDLTAYEDEHLSDPTEADRTSRLLQAEIERPRVGPMRDIVATIQPEQDEIVRSGLAGTVCVQGGPGTGKTAVGLHRVAYLLYAHRERLARTGTLVIGPNRSFLHYIEQVLPALGELEVKQATVADFVAHVEVRGADEPAAALVKGDARMAEVLRRAVRSHVTMPAEPVMVVRGSRRWRVPAYELEQIVRELLDRDIRYGAARDALPQRIAHAVLVRMEQAGEAPDDRVQDSVARNAAVKAAVKAVWPQVDPARLVLRLLSDPDFLAEHADGVLTADEQKAILWARPPRSVRSARWSAADAVLIDEANDLVERTPSLGHVVLDEAQDLSPMQYRAVGRRCTTGSATVLGDLAQGTTPWATASWSEALAHLGKPDALVEELTAGFRVPREVIAYASRLLPHMSPGLTEVRSVRESPGSLEIRPSESDADVVAACLSALRREGSTGLIAADDRVPALAAALADAGVPFLAPGEETTPDIRLTLVPASLAKGLEYDYVVLDDPAAVVAAEPDERTGLRRLYVALTRAVSGLTVLHSSPLPWQLG, from the coding sequence ATGTCGCACTTCCAACGTACCTTCGGAGGCAGCACCGTGCCCGCGCCCGAAGCGCCCGAAGCACCGGCGCACGATCCCCTGGGCCGTGAACGGGCCCATCTGACGTCCTCACGCGCGGCCCTGCGTGCGATGCGCGAGGACGTCGAGGCCCTGGACATCCGAGACGTCACGGCGAACTGGGTGAACGCCGTCGTCCTGGAGTCGCAGATCAACGAGCGGATCAAGGCGCTCGCGGACCTCGCCCACACCCCGCTCTTCTTCGGCCGGCTGGACTATCTGCACACCACGCAGGAGGGGCAGCGCTTCTACATCGGACGGCGCCATGTGCACGACGGCGACGGGGACCCGATGGTGATCGACTGGCGCGCGCCGGTCTCCCAGCCGTTCTACCGGGCCTCCCGCAAGGATCCGATGGACGTGCGGCTGCGCCGCCGCTTCGGCTACACGGGCGGCGACCTCACGGCGTACGAGGACGAGCACCTCAGCGACCCGACGGAGGCCGACCGGACCAGCCGGCTGCTCCAGGCGGAGATCGAACGCCCCCGTGTGGGGCCGATGCGCGACATCGTGGCCACGATCCAGCCCGAGCAGGACGAGATCGTACGGTCGGGACTGGCGGGGACGGTGTGCGTGCAGGGCGGTCCGGGCACCGGGAAGACCGCCGTGGGCCTGCACCGGGTGGCGTACCTGCTGTACGCGCACCGCGAGCGGCTGGCCCGCACCGGCACGCTGGTCATCGGGCCGAACCGGTCCTTCCTCCACTACATCGAGCAAGTCCTGCCCGCGCTCGGCGAGTTGGAGGTCAAGCAGGCGACGGTCGCGGACTTCGTCGCCCATGTCGAGGTGCGCGGGGCTGACGAGCCCGCGGCGGCGCTGGTCAAGGGCGACGCGCGGATGGCGGAGGTGCTGCGGCGCGCGGTCCGTTCGCACGTGACGATGCCGGCCGAGCCGGTGATGGTGGTCCGCGGCTCCCGGCGCTGGCGGGTCCCCGCGTACGAACTGGAGCAGATCGTCCGGGAGTTGCTGGACCGCGACATCCGCTACGGCGCGGCCCGCGACGCGCTGCCGCAGCGCATCGCGCACGCGGTCCTCGTCCGCATGGAGCAGGCCGGCGAGGCACCGGACGACCGGGTGCAGGACTCGGTGGCGCGCAACGCGGCGGTGAAGGCGGCGGTGAAGGCGGTCTGGCCGCAGGTCGACCCGGCGAGGCTGGTGCTGCGCCTGTTGTCGGACCCGGACTTCCTGGCGGAACACGCGGACGGGGTGCTGACCGCGGACGAGCAGAAGGCGATCCTCTGGGCCAGGCCGCCGCGCTCGGTCCGCTCGGCGCGCTGGTCCGCGGCGGACGCGGTGCTGATCGACGAGGCGAACGACCTCGTCGAGCGCACGCCGTCCCTGGGCCATGTCGTCCTCGACGAGGCGCAGGACCTGTCGCCGATGCAGTACCGGGCGGTGGGGCGCCGATGCACGACGGGCTCGGCGACGGTCCTCGGCGATCTGGCGCAGGGAACGACCCCGTGGGCGACGGCGAGCTGGTCCGAGGCGCTGGCCCATCTGGGCAAGCCCGACGCACTGGTGGAGGAGCTGACGGCCGGCTTCCGGGTGCCCCGAGAGGTGATCGCGTACGCGTCCCGGCTGCTGCCGCACATGTCGCCCGGGCTGACGGAGGTCCGCTCGGTCCGCGAGTCCCCCGGCTCGCTGGAGATCCGGCCGTCGGAGAGCGACGCGGACGTGGTCGCCGCGTGTCTGTCGGCGCTGCGGCGCGAGGGTTCGACCGGACTGATCGCCGCCGACGACCGGGTGCCGGCCCTGGCCGCCGCGCTGGCCGACGCCGGCGTCCCCTTCCTCGCCCCGGGCGAGGAGACCACCCCGGACATCCGGCTCACCCTGGTGCCGGCGTCACTCGCGAAGGGGCTCGAGTACGACTACGTGGTCCTCGACGACCCCGCGGCCGTGGTCGCCGCCGAGCCCGACGAGCGCACGGGCCTGCGCCGGCTGTACGTGGCCCTGACCCGTGCGGTCTCCGGCCTGACGGTGCTCCACTCTTCGCCCCTGCCGTGGCAGTTGGGGTGA
- a CDS encoding GNAT family N-acetyltransferase yields the protein MAMAMGRPGVDGLGEAVGVLRAWQSDGAPMQLHPGDLGWFWRWGAEATAEAVRTWSRDGRTLAVGLLDGPGLLRLAIAPDALRDEELARRLAADLTGPERGVLPPGRVNVEVPAGALVHDLLSEDGWNADEPWTPLRRDLTEPVKDPGVRIEVVGPERAHAFAAVQRAAFDASRFTVERWHAMAAGLPYADARCLVAYDDRGDAVAAVTVWSAGPGRPGLLEPMGVHREHRRRGYGEAITLAAAAALRELGSSSALVCTPSSNAAAVATYRSAGFRPCAEVRDLCRDA from the coding sequence ATGGCGATGGCGATGGGCAGGCCGGGAGTCGACGGGCTGGGCGAGGCCGTGGGCGTTCTGCGCGCATGGCAGAGCGACGGGGCGCCGATGCAGCTGCATCCGGGGGACCTCGGCTGGTTCTGGCGGTGGGGTGCGGAAGCGACCGCCGAGGCAGTCAGGACGTGGAGCCGGGACGGACGGACTCTCGCCGTCGGGCTGCTGGACGGTCCCGGGCTGTTGCGGCTGGCGATCGCGCCGGACGCCCTCCGGGACGAGGAGCTAGCGCGGCGGTTGGCCGCGGACCTGACCGGGCCGGAGCGCGGTGTGCTGCCCCCGGGGAGGGTGAACGTCGAGGTGCCGGCGGGTGCCCTGGTCCACGATCTGCTGTCCGAGGACGGCTGGAACGCCGATGAGCCGTGGACGCCGCTGCGCCGCGACCTCACGGAGCCGGTGAAGGACCCGGGTGTGCGGATCGAGGTGGTCGGGCCGGAGCGGGCGCACGCGTTCGCCGCCGTGCAGCGGGCCGCCTTCGACGCGTCGAGGTTCACGGTCGAGCGCTGGCACGCGATGGCGGCCGGACTGCCGTACGCCGACGCCCGGTGTCTGGTCGCGTACGACGACCGGGGTGACGCGGTGGCGGCGGTGACGGTGTGGTCGGCCGGTCCGGGCAGGCCCGGGTTGCTCGAACCGATGGGCGTGCACCGGGAACACCGCCGCCGCGGCTACGGCGAGGCGATCACCCTCGCCGCGGCGGCCGCGCTCCGGGAGCTGGGCTCGTCGAGCGCGCTCGTCTGCACCCCCAGCTCGAACGCCGCCGCCGTCGCCACCTACAGATCGGCCGGTTTCCGGCCGTGCGCCGAGGTCAGGGACCTCTGCCGGGACGCCTAG
- a CDS encoding copper homeostasis protein CutC encodes MSNRALLEVIALDARDAVAAQAGGADRLELVSDMAADGLSPSRQTFGRIRAAVDIPLRVMLRLADGFAAGDLDALVGVARGLRAEGAEEFVFGFLDAHGDPDLVTVERLVAEIEGCRWTFHRAVDRAADRDALRKQLADLPGLDAYLTAGSAAGVDDGMPVLVAEAARRDEPGYEPRMLIGGGLRLDHLPALRAVGLDAFHIGGAARPGGWKAPVDEAAVREWRAAVDGASA; translated from the coding sequence ATGAGCAACCGTGCACTCCTGGAGGTGATCGCCCTCGACGCGCGGGACGCGGTCGCCGCGCAGGCCGGGGGAGCGGACCGGCTCGAGCTGGTCAGCGACATGGCGGCGGACGGGCTCAGCCCGTCCCGGCAGACCTTCGGCCGCATCCGCGCGGCGGTGGACATCCCGCTGCGGGTGATGCTCCGGCTCGCGGACGGCTTCGCGGCGGGCGACCTCGACGCGCTCGTGGGAGTCGCTCGCGGACTGCGGGCGGAGGGCGCGGAGGAGTTCGTGTTCGGATTCCTCGACGCGCACGGTGATCCCGACCTCGTCACGGTCGAACGGCTGGTCGCCGAGATCGAGGGCTGCCGGTGGACGTTCCACCGGGCCGTCGACCGCGCGGCGGACCGCGACGCCCTGCGCAAGCAGCTCGCCGACCTGCCCGGCCTCGATGCGTACCTCACCGCGGGCAGCGCGGCGGGCGTCGACGACGGAATGCCGGTGCTGGTGGCCGAGGCGGCGAGGCGGGACGAGCCCGGCTACGAGCCGCGGATGCTGATCGGCGGCGGTCTCCGCCTCGACCACCTCCCGGCTCTCCGCGCCGTCGGTCTGGACGCGTTCCACATCGGCGGCGCCGCACGGCCCGGCGGCTGGAAGGCGCCGGTGGACGAGGCGGCGGTACGCGAGTGGCGCGCGGCGGTGGACGGCGCGAGCGCGTGA